Proteins encoded within one genomic window of Candidatus Giovannonibacteria bacterium:
- a CDS encoding trypsin-like peptidase domain-containing protein: MNDMSKQQLVLLVLLVSFVTALVTGIVAVTLLNQAPQPITQTVQRVIEKTIGSLPEPLKKDEKKELEANAMARDVLIEDIVQRVSPSVVSIVAAKDIPVIEQYFINPFPNDDFFGDIRIPQYRQRGTERRQVSSGSGFFVSSDGYILTNRHVVEDAEAEYSVIMNDGRKLKAKVLARDVLNDAAVLKVDGTYVPIDLGDSESLRIGQTAIAIGNALGEFQNTVSIGVISGLRRTIIASGALSGPEELSQLIQTDAAINLGNSGGPLLNLRGGAIGLNTAKAQNAENVGFAIPINQIKRALRDVQTKGRIVNPYVGVRYVLVTPQLKEKNKLSVDYGALITQGAGGEDAVLLNSPASKAGIKESDIILEFGGIKVNIDNPLNKLIQLHSVGDKVTIKILRDGREIKLELTLEERKNF, from the coding sequence ATGAACGACATGTCTAAACAGCAGCTTGTCCTTTTGGTGCTTTTGGTAAGCTTCGTGACCGCTTTGGTTACAGGCATTGTTGCCGTGACCTTGCTTAACCAGGCGCCGCAGCCCATCACCCAGACCGTCCAGCGCGTCATTGAAAAAACCATCGGCTCTTTGCCGGAGCCCTTAAAGAAAGACGAGAAAAAAGAACTGGAGGCGAACGCCATGGCCAGAGATGTTTTAATTGAAGACATCGTGCAAAGGGTCTCTCCGTCGGTGGTGAGCATTGTTGCCGCAAAGGATATACCGGTAATTGAGCAGTATTTTATAAATCCGTTTCCGAACGACGATTTTTTCGGCGACATCAGGATACCGCAGTACCGCCAGCGCGGCACGGAGAGGCGACAGGTTTCCTCCGGCAGCGGATTTTTTGTTTCTTCTGACGGATATATCCTGACCAACAGGCATGTTGTTGAAGACGCCGAAGCGGAATATTCGGTTATCATGAACGACGGGAGAAAGTTAAAAGCGAAAGTTTTGGCGCGCGACGTTTTGAACGACGCAGCCGTACTTAAGGTGGACGGAACGTATGTCCCCATTGATTTGGGCGATTCCGAATCTTTGCGGATAGGCCAGACGGCGATAGCCATCGGGAACGCTCTGGGGGAATTTCAAAACACGGTTTCCATAGGCGTAATCTCCGGGCTCCGCCGGACAATTATCGCTTCCGGCGCGCTTTCCGGGCCGGAGGAACTTTCGCAGTTGATTCAAACGGATGCCGCAATCAATCTGGGCAATTCCGGCGGGCCGCTTTTGAATTTAAGAGGCGGGGCGATCGGTTTAAACACGGCCAAAGCCCAAAACGCGGAAAATGTGGGGTTTGCGATTCCCATAAACCAAATCAAGCGCGCGCTCCGCGACGTCCAGACAAAAGGCAGGATAGTAAATCCGTACGTCGGCGTGAGATACGTGCTTGTTACGCCCCAGCTTAAGGAGAAAAATAAATTGTCCGTTGATTATGGCGCGCTGATTACCCAAGGCGCGGGGGGCGAGGATGCAGTGCTTTTAAATTCGCCGGCGTCCAAGGCAGGGATAAAGGAGAGCGACATTATTCTGGAATTCGGCGGGATTAAAGTAAATATAGATAATCCTTTGAACAAGCTTATTCAGCTTCACAGCGTCGGCGATAAAGTCACAATCAAAATTTTGCGCGACGGACGCGAAATAAAACTGGAGCTGACTCTTGAAGAGCGCAAGAATTTTTGA
- a CDS encoding NifU family protein translates to MKEILEKEIKPMLKLHLGSLDFVGFENGVVSVRFQGTCKGCPLSNLTLKTGIEALLKEKVRGVEKVEAVD, encoded by the coding sequence ATCAAGGAAATTTTGGAAAAAGAGATAAAGCCGATGCTGAAATTGCATTTGGGGTCTTTGGATTTTGTCGGTTTTGAAAATGGTGTGGTTTCGGTGCGATTTCAGGGCACATGCAAGGGATGCCCGCTTTCAAATCTTACGCTCAAAACCGGCATTGAAGCGTTGCTTAAAGAAAAGGTGAGAGGAGTTGAAAAAGTGGAGGCAGTTGACTAA
- a CDS encoding superoxide dismutase, which translates to MAREIKKLKYTELDGLSEKQLREHHDVLYAGYVKKIGEIEEKLKSVDISSANATYSELRELKMEETFALNGVKLHEGYFDNMVSAGNLPSGKIREMLERDFGSYENWEKEFKAMGLCARGWVVLGYDLDEKKLKNILCDSHNQGAPWNMLALLIMDVYEHAYFIDYATGRKAYIEAFFKNIDWKYVDMRISEYSLFFLKK; encoded by the coding sequence ATGGCACGAGAAATAAAAAAATTAAAATACACCGAGTTAGACGGGCTTTCGGAGAAGCAGTTGCGTGAGCACCACGACGTGCTCTACGCCGGATACGTCAAAAAAATAGGGGAGATTGAAGAAAAATTAAAAAGCGTCGATATCTCGTCGGCAAATGCGACCTACTCCGAACTTAGGGAACTAAAAATGGAGGAAACTTTCGCGCTAAACGGCGTAAAATTGCACGAGGGATATTTTGATAACATGGTGAGTGCGGGCAATCTTCCCTCCGGTAAAATTAGGGAAATGTTAGAGCGTGATTTCGGCTCTTATGAAAATTGGGAGAAAGAATTTAAGGCGATGGGGCTATGCGCGCGCGGCTGGGTTGTTTTGGGGTATGATTTGGACGAGAAAAAATTAAAAAACATCCTTTGCGATTCGCACAATCAAGGCGCTCCGTGGAACATGCTCGCGCTGCTTATCATGGACGTCTACGAGCATGCGTATTTTATTGACTACGCCACGGGCCGCAAGGCATACATTGAGGCGTTTTTCAAAAACATTGACTGGAAATACGTAGACATGCGAATTTCGGAATACAGCCTGTTTTTTTTGAAAAAATAA
- a CDS encoding ferredoxin, with the protein MDKKIAKIYVDRELCIGAASCVAIAPGVFALDNENKAYVVNSEGADDETILLAAQSCPTRAISLYDKDGNKIYPE; encoded by the coding sequence ATGGATAAAAAAATCGCGAAAATTTATGTTGACCGGGAGCTTTGCATTGGTGCGGCAAGCTGCGTGGCCATTGCCCCCGGGGTCTTCGCGCTGGATAATGAAAACAAGGCCTATGTGGTTAATTCAGAAGGCGCGGACGATGAGACCATTCTTTTGGCGGCGCAGTCCTGCCCCACGCGCGCGATTTCGCTTTATGACAAGGATGGAAACAAAATTTATCCGGAATAA
- a CDS encoding iron-sulfur cluster assembly scaffold protein, with protein sequence MKDIDVINQYTGEKWYYTDIVKEHFFHPRNLLWERPKDENEYDAHGMVGSPACGDMMEMWMKIDPATARVQDLKWKTFGCASAIAATSMFSVMVTENGGLPIDEALKVRPQDVMKRLGGLPNRKIHCSVLADKAFQKTANDYFRKIGQYDKIIVEGARVIDARLNITDKDIEEAVLEGAQNLEDVQKKLKVGIGSPEIITEVEQLVRFYKDKYYG encoded by the coding sequence ATGAAAGACATAGACGTTATCAATCAATACACCGGGGAGAAGTGGTATTACACGGATATCGTAAAAGAGCATTTTTTTCATCCAAGGAATTTGCTTTGGGAACGGCCGAAAGATGAAAATGAATACGACGCGCATGGGATGGTGGGAAGCCCGGCTTGCGGGGATATGATGGAGATGTGGATGAAGATTGATCCGGCGACGGCGCGCGTTCAAGATTTAAAATGGAAAACATTCGGGTGTGCCTCGGCGATCGCCGCGACCTCAATGTTTTCGGTGATGGTTACTGAAAACGGCGGCTTGCCGATTGACGAGGCGCTCAAAGTCCGCCCGCAGGATGTGATGAAAAGATTGGGAGGGCTTCCAAACCGCAAAATCCACTGCTCGGTTTTGGCGGACAAGGCGTTCCAAAAAACCGCCAACGATTATTTCAGAAAAATCGGCCAATATGATAAAATTATCGTGGAAGGCGCGCGGGTGATTGACGCGCGGTTAAATATCACGGACAAAGATATAGAGGAAGCGGTTCTGGAGGGCGCGCAAAATCTTGAAGACGTCCAGAAAAAGTTGAAAGTCGGCATCGGCTCTCCGGAAATCATCACCGAAGTTGAGCAGTTGGTTAGATTTTACAAGGATAAATATTATGGATAA
- a CDS encoding cysteine desulfurase — protein MRRVYLDHAATTPTDQRVKEAMNSFWTEEFGNAGGLYEEGRLAKNALVKSRETIARIIGARPEEIIFTSGGTESDNLAIFGVAFGAAPLSSKPGFESAKKPGFFPSGAIKPHIITTKFEHHAVLEPCQQLAKENFDVTFLDVGEDGIVKPENVKRSLRPETILVSIMYANNEIGTVQPIAEIGNIIREFRAQNKSAYPYFHTDACQAAGYLDLNVNPPAGGLGVDLMTVNGSKIYGPKGIGFLYRKMGVKIKPQIIGGGQEMRMRSGTEPVALIVGLAKALEIAQAERFAESARLTPLRDYFIAELQKRVPKVILNGHPTKRLPNNINVSILDIEGEALVLYLDAKGISFSTGSACTSESLEPSHVILALGKPYEFAHASMRFTMGRGTTKEEVDYVLSELPSAVEWLRKVSPLNLKLGAKSMSHPEAFAGENLKVKAKSQSYK, from the coding sequence ATGCGTAGAGTGTATTTAGACCATGCTGCGACGACTCCAACGGACCAGCGCGTTAAGGAAGCGATGAATTCTTTTTGGACGGAAGAGTTCGGCAACGCCGGGGGGCTTTATGAAGAGGGCCGCCTTGCGAAAAATGCTTTAGTAAAATCTCGCGAAACAATTGCGAGAATAATCGGCGCGCGGCCGGAGGAGATTATTTTTACCTCCGGCGGGACCGAGTCGGATAATCTCGCGATTTTCGGGGTTGCTTTTGGGGCCGCGCCGCTCTCCTCAAAACCAGGTTTTGAATCTGCAAAAAAACCTGGTTTTTTCCCGAGCGGCGCGATAAAACCACACATCATAACCACAAAATTTGAGCATCACGCGGTTTTGGAGCCATGCCAGCAATTAGCGAAAGAAAATTTTGACGTAACCTTTTTGGATGTCGGTGAAGACGGGATTGTAAAACCGGAGAACGTCAAACGTTCTTTGCGGCCAGAAACGATTTTGGTTTCCATAATGTACGCCAATAACGAAATCGGCACAGTCCAGCCGATCGCGGAGATCGGGAATATTATTAGAGAATTTAGGGCACAAAATAAATCAGCTTATCCCTATTTCCATACCGACGCCTGCCAGGCGGCGGGGTATTTGGATTTGAACGTGAATCCGCCAGCTGGCGGATTGGGTGTTGATTTGATGACGGTGAACGGCTCAAAGATTTACGGGCCGAAAGGAATTGGATTTTTATACCGCAAAATGGGAGTAAAAATAAAACCGCAGATTATCGGCGGTGGGCAGGAGATGCGGATGCGCTCCGGCACGGAACCGGTGGCTTTGATTGTCGGTTTGGCCAAGGCGCTGGAGATTGCTCAAGCCGAGCGGTTTGCCGAGTCGGCGCGCCTGACGCCGCTTCGCGACTATTTTATTGCAGAACTTCAAAAGCGCGTTCCAAAAGTTATCTTAAACGGACATCCGACGAAGCGGCTCCCAAACAATATAAATGTTTCCATTTTGGATATTGAAGGCGAGGCGCTGGTGCTTTATCTGGACGCGAAGGGAATTTCTTTTTCAACCGGCTCGGCTTGCACTTCGGAGTCGCTGGAGCCGTCGCACGTTATTTTGGCTTTGGGCAAGCCCTACGAATTCGCGCACGCGTCTATGCGTTTTACAATGGGCCGCGGGACAACAAAAGAGGAGGTGGATTATGTTTTAAGCGAGCTTCCGAGCGCGGTGGAATGGCTCCGCAAGGTTTCTCCGTTAAATCTTAAACTCGGCGCCAAATCAATGAGCCACCCCGAGGCATTCGCGGGAGAAAATTTAAAAGTTAAAGCGAAATCGCAAAGTTACAAATGA
- a CDS encoding Rrf2 family transcriptional regulator, which produces MKKFDYGVILIERLKVADGAYLDAKSVAKEHGLPTAYMEKVAQELRRAGWLEARRGIGGGYRLIKKDLQVSELINFFERPYNICPITRLKIRN; this is translated from the coding sequence ATGAAAAAGTTTGATTACGGGGTTATTTTGATTGAGCGCCTGAAAGTTGCGGATGGGGCTTATTTGGACGCGAAAAGCGTAGCAAAAGAACACGGCTTACCTACCGCTTATATGGAAAAGGTGGCGCAGGAACTTCGGCGTGCGGGGTGGCTTGAGGCGCGCCGGGGCATCGGCGGCGGATATAGATTGATTAAAAAAGATTTGCAGGTTTCGGAGCTGATTAATTTTTTTGAAAGGCCTTACAATATTTGCCCGATTACTAGATTAAAAATTAGAAATTGA
- a CDS encoding winged helix-turn-helix transcriptional regulator — protein MNIKTWVKIFKALGNEGRIKILKFLFDGKERTVSEIKDEIGISLKATSKHLISLDNLGFLESSGKNGRVWYKIDLSSHPKVKEILRRIF, from the coding sequence ATGAATATAAAAACTTGGGTTAAGATTTTCAAGGCGTTGGGGAATGAAGGCCGGATTAAGATTTTAAAGTTTCTTTTTGACGGCAAGGAACGGACGGTTTCAGAGATTAAAGACGAGATTGGGATATCATTGAAAGCGACTTCAAAGCACCTAATTTCGCTGGACAACCTCGGATTTCTTGAAAGCTCCGGCAAGAATGGGAGAGTGTGGTACAAAATTGATTTGAGTTCCCACCCGAAAGTAAAAGAAATTTTGCGAAGAATATTTTAA
- a CDS encoding FAD-dependent oxidoreductase → MIHDVVIIGGGFGGVKIAKILADEKNLRVTLVDKSRYHTFYPNLYEVATAHLPEVFGHLPIDFVDLKSSVIYPLEDIFLDDLNVSVLEDEFLGADFKKHFVNLKRTGKLRYDFLVLAMGSETNYFGIPGMTEKALPLKNFFDALALRNAIDELFFRAPKNHLIKIVIGGGGFTGCELAGELMGYMDKLSQIHGRPRYYAECLIVEAAEALLGSASPWVQKKAKARLQKLGVKFMFKSAIKEIGQKEIILGGGPPAGEACPKVPYDLLVWTAGVKASESVKALEGVKFEKASCVAVDKNLRIAPYENVFGVGDITYCVDEATGKSLPMTASVALREAKCVAENIKRTAARKTLLHYRVNHPGFIIPLGGKYALLELYGVRFSGFLPWFLKEFIALRYWAGLLGWQRAYGLWRKGLEIHSRND, encoded by the coding sequence ATGATCCACGATGTCGTGATAATCGGCGGGGGGTTTGGGGGGGTCAAAATCGCGAAAATTTTGGCAGATGAGAAAAACCTGCGCGTTACTTTGGTGGACAAAAGCCGCTACCATACTTTTTATCCCAATCTTTACGAGGTGGCTACTGCGCATCTGCCGGAGGTTTTCGGCCATCTGCCGATTGATTTTGTTGACCTGAAATCTTCCGTCATTTATCCTCTGGAGGATATTTTTTTGGATGACCTGAACGTTTCCGTGCTGGAAGACGAGTTTTTGGGCGCGGATTTTAAAAAACATTTTGTAAATTTAAAAAGAACCGGAAAATTGCGGTATGATTTTTTAGTGCTCGCGATGGGCAGCGAGACGAATTATTTCGGCATCCCCGGAATGACGGAAAAAGCCCTGCCGCTTAAAAATTTTTTTGACGCGCTCGCGCTCCGAAACGCAATTGACGAGCTTTTTTTCAGGGCGCCGAAGAACCATCTCATAAAAATCGTGATAGGCGGAGGGGGGTTCACCGGTTGCGAGCTGGCCGGCGAGCTCATGGGATACATGGATAAGCTCTCCCAAATCCACGGCAGGCCGCGCTACTACGCGGAATGTTTGATTGTTGAGGCGGCGGAGGCGCTCTTGGGCAGCGCGAGCCCGTGGGTTCAAAAAAAAGCCAAAGCGCGGCTCCAAAAACTCGGCGTGAAATTTATGTTCAAAAGCGCCATAAAAGAAATCGGGCAAAAAGAAATTATTTTGGGTGGCGGCCCGCCTGCCGGCGAGGCATGCCCTAAAGTCCCATACGATTTGCTCGTTTGGACGGCCGGAGTCAAAGCCAGCGAATCCGTCAAGGCGCTGGAGGGCGTGAAATTTGAAAAGGCCTCTTGCGTCGCGGTTGATAAAAATTTAAGAATCGCGCCTTACGAAAACGTTTTCGGAGTGGGGGATATTACTTACTGCGTTGACGAGGCAACCGGCAAATCGCTGCCTATGACGGCTTCGGTCGCTTTAAGGGAAGCGAAATGCGTTGCGGAAAATATAAAAAGGACGGCTGCCAGGAAAACGCTTCTTCACTATCGCGTAAATCATCCCGGCTTTATAATCCCACTGGGGGGCAAATACGCCCTTTTAGAGCTTTACGGCGTCCGTTTTTCCGGCTTTTTGCCATGGTTTTTAAAAGAATTTATCGCGCTCCGCTATTGGGCCGGGCTTCTGGGCTGGCAGAGGGCATATGGCTTGTGGAGAAAAGGGCTTGAAATCCACTCGCGGAACGATTAA
- a CDS encoding NYN domain-containing protein encodes MDEKERIFIIIDGNNFYHRLKELKLTNLLSFDYEKITRFLVGRRFLMSKNYYIGAIREEHNNPKSKELMTGQQKLTGILQRDGWIVKFGHMLKTDGYHEKGVDVQIAVDLLIGAYENLYDTAILVSSDTDLIPALAKVRSMKKKVEYIGFSHKPSYGLITHSDIRRLLTKEDINQFL; translated from the coding sequence GTGGATGAAAAAGAGAGAATTTTTATAATTATTGACGGCAATAATTTTTATCACCGACTGAAAGAGTTAAAGTTGACTAATCTATTATCTTTTGATTATGAAAAAATTACTCGGTTTCTTGTCGGTCGCAGGTTTTTGATGTCAAAAAATTATTACATCGGCGCTATCCGCGAAGAACACAATAATCCAAAAAGCAAGGAGTTAATGACTGGGCAGCAAAAATTGACAGGCATACTTCAAAGAGACGGCTGGATAGTTAAATTCGGTCATATGCTTAAAACCGACGGTTATCACGAAAAAGGAGTTGATGTTCAAATCGCTGTTGATTTGTTGATTGGAGCTTACGAAAATCTTTATGATACCGCAATTTTGGTTAGCTCCGATACCGATTTGATTCCGGCATTAGCTAAAGTACGCTCAATGAAAAAGAAAGTTGAATATATCGGGTTTAGCCATAAACCATCTTATGGCTTGATTACACATTCGGATATAAGAAGACTTTTGACAAAAGAAGATATTAATCAATTTCTATGA
- a CDS encoding trypsin-like peptidase domain-containing protein translates to MKKLSFVVSFLLLTAVFVAPLSVSAAQSTGIKPGSFLYGFVTTFEKINLFFTFNPEKKAEKALKYAEKRLTEAEAVAGDKNSDAVKTAISGYEANIALAAEASKKVKDETKAESLLNLIANNTSKHQEILADVLSKVPDEAKEAITKALEASKKGQEEALNKIAELNKSEGGGSEMGSNEVNLTKKELDELRNLLLQERKKREELENKIQSQSTAGAKTTQQNSQESGNFILSTGVVVDRYGNIISIPKSEDKIKTENGVLTVTEIANRIIPAITRIKTFTTDSESVGSGVTIESDGLILTAAHVVKGFDSVQVYLSNGETHIGKIIGRDEFNDMALVRISKNNLPIVVFGDSDHIMIGDKVLVFGHPLDLPSAVLSTGIIGGKQPGNNFTFLQTDAKTQPGSSGGGWVSEHGKLIGLHVAGIGPKIQGIKIDVGLNFAVPINFIKSIIPKLKQGENKIDYQGQPAPPVGSEVQIRTDVKVRVDLNPSLSCSMLGFTDKDLFACNLYRSFPKNYVWVEVNEYTDNINQAISDKVLSNFLPTFGSTITIKRSTIFSSDFNPELQCAQLGLDALELDKCKLYRTKKDSYNWQVID, encoded by the coding sequence ATGAAAAAGCTCTCTTTTGTTGTTTCCTTTTTGCTTCTAACGGCTGTTTTCGTAGCTCCTCTTTCTGTTTCGGCCGCCCAAAGCACCGGAATTAAGCCCGGCAGTTTTTTATACGGTTTTGTTACGACTTTTGAAAAGATAAATCTCTTTTTCACTTTCAATCCCGAGAAAAAAGCGGAGAAGGCGCTTAAATACGCCGAAAAGCGGCTCACCGAAGCCGAGGCGGTTGCCGGAGATAAAAATTCAGACGCGGTTAAAACGGCGATTTCGGGCTATGAAGCAAACATCGCTCTCGCGGCGGAGGCGTCAAAAAAAGTTAAAGACGAAACCAAAGCCGAAAGTTTGCTTAATTTAATCGCGAATAATACCTCAAAGCACCAAGAAATTTTGGCTGATGTTTTGTCTAAAGTCCCCGACGAAGCCAAAGAGGCGATAACGAAAGCTCTTGAAGCCAGCAAAAAAGGCCAAGAAGAAGCACTCAACAAAATCGCCGAGTTAAATAAATCTGAAGGCGGCGGGTCAGAAATGGGATCGAATGAAGTGAACTTAACAAAAAAAGAGTTAGATGAACTTCGTAATTTGTTGTTGCAAGAACGAAAAAAGCGGGAAGAGTTGGAGAATAAAATACAAAGCCAATCAACTGCGGGGGCAAAAACAACTCAGCAAAATTCACAGGAGTCAGGAAACTTCATTCTTTCTACTGGTGTGGTTGTTGATCGGTATGGAAATATTATTAGTATTCCAAAATCTGAAGATAAAATCAAAACAGAAAATGGTGTACTCACTGTTACAGAAATAGCTAATAGGATTATACCTGCAATAACACGGATTAAAACATTTACTACGGATTCAGAGAGCGTAGGAAGCGGAGTAACAATTGAATCTGATGGTTTGATATTAACAGCTGCGCATGTTGTGAAAGGTTTTGACAGTGTGCAAGTTTATTTAAGCAACGGCGAAACACACATAGGAAAAATTATAGGAAGAGATGAGTTTAATGATATGGCGCTGGTTCGAATAAGTAAAAATAATTTGCCCATTGTGGTGTTTGGTGATTCAGACCACATAATGATTGGTGATAAAGTTTTAGTATTTGGACACCCCCTAGACCTTCCAAGCGCAGTGCTTTCGACTGGGATAATTGGTGGCAAGCAGCCCGGCAATAATTTTACCTTCTTACAAACAGACGCAAAAACACAACCAGGCAGTAGTGGAGGTGGGTGGGTTAGTGAACACGGAAAACTTATTGGATTACACGTAGCAGGTATAGGGCCCAAAATTCAGGGCATTAAAATAGATGTAGGGCTTAACTTCGCTGTACCAATAAACTTTATCAAAAGTATAATCCCAAAGCTCAAACAAGGAGAAAATAAAATTGATTATCAAGGTCAGCCTGCCCCGCCGGTAGGAAGTGAAGTGCAGATTCGTACAGATGTTAAGGTTAGAGTGGACCTCAATCCATCATTAAGCTGTTCTATGTTGGGTTTTACTGACAAAGATTTATTTGCCTGTAATTTATACCGTTCCTTTCCAAAAAATTATGTATGGGTAGAGGTAAATGAATACACAGATAACATAAACCAAGCAATAAGCGATAAAGTATTATCTAACTTTCTGCCAACTTTTGGTAGCACAATTACAATTAAACGAAGCACTATTTTTTCATCTGATTTCAATCCAGAACTCCAATGCGCTCAATTAGGTCTCGATGCTTTAGAGTTGGATAAATGCAAATTATACCGAACTAAAAAGGATAGTTATAATTGGCAGGTTATTGATTGA
- the tsf gene encoding translation elongation factor Ts yields MTVSADSVKRLRELTGASVALCKKALEEAEGDTDKAIALLQKSSEAVALKKAERKTGAGVIDSYIHVNRRVGVLLELRCETDFVAKNAEFQALAHDLALHIAGMAPEDVIALMAQPYVKDPSTSIEELIKRAIGRFGEKIEVARFTRYEV; encoded by the coding sequence ATGACCGTATCCGCGGATTCAGTTAAACGTCTAAGGGAGCTCACTGGGGCGTCCGTGGCGCTTTGTAAAAAGGCGCTGGAAGAAGCGGAAGGAGACACGGACAAAGCAATAGCGCTGCTCCAAAAATCTTCCGAAGCGGTAGCCCTTAAAAAAGCGGAGCGCAAAACCGGCGCCGGCGTTATTGATTCTTATATCCACGTAAACAGGCGCGTGGGGGTTTTGCTTGAACTTCGGTGCGAAACAGATTTTGTGGCCAAAAACGCGGAGTTTCAGGCCCTGGCGCATGATTTGGCCCTGCACATCGCTGGAATGGCTCCGGAGGATGTTATTGCGCTTATGGCCCAGCCCTATGTCAAAGACCCGAGCACAAGCATTGAAGAATTAATCAAGCGCGCCATCGGGCGTTTCGGGGAAAAAATAGAAGTAGCGCGGTTTACAAGGTACGAGGTGTAA
- the rpsB gene encoding 30S ribosomal protein S2, whose translation MEITENAGIEQLFVAGAHIGYTKSRRHPKMSEFVFGTRNNVEVFDLVKTEAKLKEAEEFLRALGKAGGTVLWVGTKAPARAHVEAAGKKTKSPYVFERWLGGTLTNFKIFEGRLGHLVKLEAEEKAGEFEKYSKKEKMMKTIEIKKLARMFGGLRPLKSLLGALVIVDPGEEKTALAEAERKNIPVVALLNVDCDPRDVNYPIPLNDNSSAAIALVLDRLALAYEAGLREKEQTAQTTQL comes from the coding sequence ATGGAAATTACGGAAAATGCCGGAATTGAGCAGCTTTTTGTCGCCGGTGCGCACATCGGATATACGAAATCGCGCCGCCATCCCAAAATGTCCGAATTTGTTTTCGGGACCAGAAACAATGTGGAGGTTTTTGATTTGGTTAAAACCGAAGCCAAGCTCAAGGAGGCGGAAGAATTTTTAAGGGCGCTGGGCAAAGCCGGTGGGACGGTTTTGTGGGTTGGCACAAAGGCCCCGGCCAGGGCGCATGTTGAGGCCGCCGGCAAAAAAACAAAATCGCCTTACGTTTTTGAGAGATGGCTTGGCGGGACATTGACTAATTTCAAAATCTTTGAGGGCCGGCTGGGGCATCTGGTGAAGCTTGAAGCGGAAGAGAAAGCCGGAGAATTTGAAAAATACTCCAAGAAAGAAAAAATGATGAAGACGATAGAAATCAAAAAACTTGCTAGAATGTTTGGAGGGTTAAGGCCCCTTAAATCCCTCCTTGGGGCGCTGGTGATTGTTGACCCGGGCGAGGAAAAAACTGCTCTGGCGGAAGCCGAAAGAAAAAATATTCCGGTTGTGGCCTTGCTCAACGTTGATTGCGACCCCCGGGACGTAAATTACCCCATACCATTAAACGACAACTCTTCGGCCGCAATCGCTTTGGTTTTGGACCGCCTTGCCTTGGCTTACGAGGCGGGCCTCAGGGAGAAAGAACAAACAGCACAAACAACACAATTATGA
- the rpmE gene encoding 50S ribosomal protein L31 yields the protein MKTDIHPKYHKAKIECACGAVFSVGSAKEKMSVEICSNCHPFYTGKEKLVDAAGRVEKFRARAAKKSKK from the coding sequence ATGAAAACCGATATACATCCGAAATACCACAAAGCAAAAATAGAGTGCGCCTGCGGCGCGGTTTTTTCAGTCGGCTCCGCGAAAGAAAAAATGTCCGTTGAAATCTGTTCAAATTGCCATCCCTTCTACACCGGGAAGGAAAAATTGGTTGACGCAGCCGGCAGAGTGGAAAAATTCAGGGCGAGAGCCGCTAAAAAATCTAAAAAATAA